In one Nocardia tengchongensis genomic region, the following are encoded:
- a CDS encoding winged helix DNA-binding domain-containing protein: MMRVSWDQVFAWRVRRQFVDPRTKGDAVAVAERLCGIQAQVTSAAETAVALRRSAGEPGAVVRALREGTLLKTWAMRGTLHALPPELGAAALSLMGSARTWEKPAWTKASGATPEDVAALVKAVGGILDGQVLTRDELVTALIAEPRFQPLEQHLRSGWGSMLKPLAWQGALCYGPARGTSVTFTNPAHVVPGWSGIPGPDDAAPVVIRAYLGAYGPATPEIFNTWLTRGFLSKPTVRRWFSVLGDELTEIEVDGRSGYFLTEHLDQLAATKPTSAVHLLGQFDQYVLGPGTGDTALLPGDHRAKVSRTAGWISPLVLIGGKIAGTWEVEEEALVVSMFDGTPVPTTEITAQLSTLAKATGQQVTTVRAT, encoded by the coding sequence ATGATGCGGGTCTCGTGGGATCAGGTCTTCGCGTGGCGGGTGCGGCGGCAATTCGTGGATCCGCGCACCAAAGGCGATGCCGTCGCCGTGGCCGAGCGGCTGTGCGGGATTCAGGCGCAGGTGACCTCGGCGGCCGAAACCGCGGTGGCGCTGCGACGTTCGGCCGGTGAGCCGGGAGCCGTGGTGCGGGCGCTGCGGGAGGGCACGCTGCTGAAGACCTGGGCGATGCGCGGCACGTTGCACGCGCTGCCGCCCGAACTGGGCGCGGCGGCGCTCTCGCTCATGGGCTCGGCCCGGACCTGGGAGAAGCCCGCGTGGACCAAGGCATCCGGGGCGACACCCGAGGATGTGGCCGCACTGGTGAAGGCGGTCGGCGGGATTCTCGATGGACAGGTCCTCACCCGGGACGAGCTGGTGACCGCGCTGATCGCCGAACCGCGCTTCCAGCCCTTGGAGCAGCATCTGCGCTCGGGGTGGGGTTCCATGCTCAAGCCGCTGGCCTGGCAGGGCGCGCTCTGTTACGGCCCGGCACGCGGTACTTCGGTCACCTTCACCAATCCCGCGCACGTTGTGCCGGGCTGGTCCGGGATACCCGGCCCGGATGACGCCGCGCCGGTCGTCATTCGCGCGTATCTCGGCGCGTACGGACCGGCGACGCCGGAGATCTTCAACACCTGGCTGACCCGTGGGTTCCTGAGCAAACCGACTGTGCGCCGCTGGTTTTCGGTCCTGGGTGACGAGCTGACCGAGATCGAGGTGGATGGCCGGTCCGGCTACTTCCTCACCGAGCACCTCGATCAGCTGGCCGCGACGAAACCGACCTCTGCCGTCCATCTCCTCGGCCAGTTCGACCAGTACGTCCTCGGGCCCGGCACCGGCGACACCGCCCTGCTGCCCGGCGACCATCGGGCCAAGGTCAGCCGTACCGCGGGCTGGATCTCACCGCTGGTTCTGATCGGCGGCAAGATCGCGGGAACCTGGGAGGTCGAGGAGGAAGCCCTGGTGGTGTCCATGTTCGATGGCACGCCGGTGCCGACCACCGAGATCACGGCTCAGCTATCGACCCTCGCGAAGGCGACTGGTCAGCAGGTGACGACGGTTCGGGCCACCTGA
- a CDS encoding helix-turn-helix domain-containing protein gives MRRTSFEDMNCSIAQCLEVVGEWWTPLIIRDALFGITRFDDFRSRLGIARNVLTQRLEHLVEQGVLAKTPYQDNPVRYDYRLTDKGRALWTVVLAMRQWGDEWAAPDGPPIQTVHKGCGHVITVQPVCSECGDHLTVKDLRPQLGPGAHDPALLPEMDRSPSRG, from the coding sequence ATGCGGCGAACCAGCTTCGAGGACATGAACTGCTCCATCGCCCAATGCCTGGAGGTGGTCGGCGAGTGGTGGACCCCGCTGATCATCCGCGACGCCCTGTTCGGCATCACCCGCTTCGACGACTTCCGCTCCCGCCTGGGCATCGCCCGCAATGTCTTGACCCAGCGCCTGGAACACCTCGTCGAACAGGGCGTGCTCGCGAAAACCCCGTACCAGGACAACCCGGTCCGCTACGACTACCGGCTCACCGACAAGGGCCGCGCGCTCTGGACGGTCGTGTTGGCCATGCGGCAGTGGGGCGACGAATGGGCCGCACCCGACGGCCCGCCGATCCAGACCGTGCACAAGGGCTGTGGCCACGTGATCACGGTGCAGCCGGTGTGCTCGGAATGCGGCGACCACCTCACGGTCAAGGACCTGCGACCGCAATTGGGCCCCGGCGCGCACGACCCGGCCCTGCTGCCGGAGATGGACCGGTCACCTTCCCGAGGGTAA
- a CDS encoding MFS transporter, producing the protein MNAVVTQEERRAVDSRVVLGIVAVAVLLSSLDLFIVNVALPRIAEDFSGARISGLSWVLNAYAIVYAALLVPAGRLGDRNGHKMTFLTGLGVFVLGSALCAVAPNTGALVAFRVVQAAGAALLTPSSLGLLLAATPAERRATAVRLWVAFGGLGAALGPVLGGLLVELHWRWVFLVNVPLGIIALVVGLRLLPRPAGTGGPLPDGVGALSLIASVGSLILAVVKGQDWGWGSAGVLGAIAATLVFAAVFVISSRRHHSPVVDPGLLRVPNFTVVLANSLLFNFAFAGMLLSAVLWMQNVWGGRL; encoded by the coding sequence ATGAATGCCGTTGTCACACAGGAAGAACGGCGGGCGGTCGATTCGCGGGTGGTGCTCGGCATCGTCGCGGTCGCGGTCCTGCTGTCCAGCCTGGACCTGTTCATCGTCAATGTGGCGCTGCCGCGGATCGCCGAGGATTTTTCCGGCGCGCGCATCTCGGGCCTGTCGTGGGTGCTCAACGCGTACGCGATCGTCTACGCCGCGCTGCTGGTGCCGGCCGGGCGACTCGGTGACCGCAACGGACACAAGATGACCTTCCTGACCGGCCTCGGCGTCTTCGTGCTCGGGTCGGCGTTGTGCGCGGTGGCCCCGAACACCGGGGCCCTGGTCGCGTTCCGGGTCGTGCAGGCCGCCGGCGCGGCACTGCTCACCCCGTCCTCGCTGGGGCTGCTCCTGGCGGCGACACCGGCCGAACGGCGGGCGACCGCGGTGCGGCTGTGGGTCGCCTTCGGCGGTCTGGGTGCGGCACTGGGCCCGGTGCTGGGCGGCTTGCTCGTCGAACTGCATTGGCGCTGGGTGTTTCTGGTGAACGTGCCGCTGGGGATCATCGCGCTGGTGGTGGGCCTGCGGCTGCTGCCGCGGCCCGCGGGCACCGGCGGGCCACTGCCCGACGGGGTCGGCGCGCTGTCGCTGATCGCATCGGTGGGATCGCTGATTCTCGCGGTGGTGAAGGGGCAGGACTGGGGCTGGGGATCGGCCGGTGTGCTCGGCGCGATCGCGGCGACCCTGGTCTTCGCGGCGGTCTTCGTGATCTCTTCCCGTCGCCACCACAGCCCCGTCGTCGATCCGGGCCTGCTGCGGGTCCCGAATTTCACTGTCGTGCTCGCCAATTCGCTGCTGTTCAACTTCGCCTTCGCGGGCATGCTGCTCTCGGCGGTGCTGTGGATGCAGAACGTCTGGGGTGGTCGGCTCTGA
- a CDS encoding MFS transporter, whose product MDAERLGWSALKTGLGIAPGPLVVPVVAIAAGPFIARVGVGRVLALGGLAFAAGTIWWAQAVALHANYASGLLAGMLLTGLGVGLTLPTGTAAGTSGLPPQQFATGSAVLTMARQLGMAVGVAVLVAVLGSPLGGPATLDAFRHGWYVIAGASVAAGVLGLVVRMPKPAITTG is encoded by the coding sequence GTGGATGCAGAACGTCTGGGGTGGTCGGCTCTGAAGACCGGTCTCGGCATCGCACCCGGGCCCTTGGTCGTGCCGGTGGTGGCGATCGCGGCGGGACCGTTCATCGCCCGGGTGGGTGTGGGCCGAGTCCTGGCCCTCGGCGGGCTGGCGTTCGCGGCCGGAACCATCTGGTGGGCGCAGGCCGTCGCGCTGCACGCGAACTACGCGAGCGGCTTGCTCGCCGGCATGCTGCTGACCGGACTCGGCGTCGGCCTGACCCTGCCGACCGGCACCGCCGCCGGCACCTCGGGCCTGCCTCCCCAGCAGTTCGCGACCGGCTCGGCGGTGCTGACCATGGCCCGGCAGCTCGGAATGGCCGTGGGAGTCGCGGTGCTGGTGGCCGTGCTGGGTTCGCCGCTGGGCGGGCCGGCGACCCTGGACGCGTTCCGGCACGGCTGGTACGTGATCGCGGGCGCATCCGTGGCGGCGGGCGTGCTGGGCCTGGTCGTGCGCATGCCCAAGCCCGCGATCACAACCGGCTAG
- a CDS encoding isochorismatase family protein has translation MTVTALDSSTALVVIDVQNALVAAPTVPYSGPEVVARTVELARAFREHHAPVVLVRVTARADGSDAPPGRNEIPRHPGSPPAGWDDIVDELSGHPDDVTVTKRAWGAFHGTDLDLQLRRRGVTHIVLAGLTTSLGVESTARAAYEHGYHVTLATDAMSDLDMDAHRNSVERIFPRLGETGTTAEIVELLAESARVRV, from the coding sequence ATGACGGTCACCGCTCTGGATTCTTCGACCGCCCTGGTCGTCATCGATGTGCAGAATGCCCTCGTGGCCGCGCCCACGGTCCCCTACTCCGGCCCCGAGGTGGTCGCTCGCACAGTCGAATTGGCCCGGGCCTTTCGCGAACACCATGCCCCGGTCGTCCTGGTGCGGGTCACGGCGCGCGCGGACGGATCGGATGCGCCGCCGGGGCGCAACGAGATTCCGCGGCACCCGGGTTCCCCGCCCGCGGGCTGGGACGACATCGTCGACGAGCTGAGCGGCCATCCCGACGACGTCACGGTGACCAAGCGGGCGTGGGGCGCTTTCCACGGCACCGACCTCGACCTGCAACTACGCCGCCGCGGTGTCACCCACATCGTGCTCGCCGGGTTGACCACCAGCCTCGGCGTGGAGTCGACCGCCCGGGCCGCCTACGAGCACGGCTACCACGTGACGCTCGCGACGGACGCCATGTCCGACCTGGACATGGACGCCCATCGCAACAGCGTCGAACGGATCTTCCCGCGACTCGGCGAGACGGGCACCACCGCCGAGATCGTCGAGCTGCTCGCCGAATCCGCACGGGTCCGGGTCTAG
- a CDS encoding MFS transporter — MARRDLGREFGWLWASYAVSAYGSGLGFGALPLIAVTVLHASPIQVSALAAVGPAVGALVALPLGPWVEFQRKRPVMIAMDLLRFAVMATIPIAYALGHLGFIQLMIVSAVIAAAKIAFGAASGAYLKALVRPDDLLVANSRFESTNWSSIAVGPPLGGAAIGIFGPVVTVIADALSYLLSAFAVTAIRGSEERPQRNSASPLRIADLLEGWRHLLNHPGLRALYLNQLLVSGLIMATEPLLAVLLLRELGFSPWQYGLAFAAPCLGGLVGSRLAGRVVKRYGQIRVLRTVGALRAIWLIGLVFVQPGVPGLLTVIVVELAIIISMSLYNPVLATYRLEHTPKDRIARTLSAWSIGSGAAIAVLSALGGLLASVTSPRTALAVAGLLILASPLLLPRRPEPAPPAATTSHALSQKGAIS; from the coding sequence ATGGCCAGACGAGACCTGGGCCGCGAATTCGGATGGCTGTGGGCCTCTTACGCGGTCAGCGCCTACGGCTCCGGGCTCGGATTCGGCGCACTACCGCTGATCGCCGTCACGGTGTTGCATGCCAGCCCCATTCAGGTGTCCGCGCTGGCGGCGGTGGGGCCCGCGGTGGGCGCGCTGGTCGCGTTGCCGCTCGGCCCGTGGGTCGAGTTCCAGCGCAAACGACCGGTGATGATCGCGATGGATCTGCTGCGTTTCGCGGTCATGGCGACGATCCCGATCGCCTACGCCCTCGGCCACCTCGGGTTCATTCAGCTGATGATCGTCTCGGCCGTGATCGCGGCGGCCAAGATCGCCTTCGGCGCCGCGAGCGGTGCGTATCTGAAGGCTCTCGTCCGCCCGGACGATCTGCTGGTCGCGAATTCGAGATTCGAGTCGACCAATTGGAGTTCCATCGCAGTCGGTCCACCGCTGGGCGGCGCGGCGATCGGCATATTCGGACCGGTCGTCACCGTGATCGCCGATGCGCTGAGCTACCTGCTGTCGGCCTTCGCAGTCACCGCGATCCGAGGCAGCGAAGAACGCCCGCAGCGGAACAGCGCGAGCCCGCTGCGCATCGCCGACCTGCTCGAAGGCTGGCGGCACCTACTGAATCATCCCGGTCTGCGGGCCCTCTACCTCAACCAGTTGCTCGTCAGCGGACTGATCATGGCCACCGAACCGCTGCTGGCCGTCCTGCTGCTGCGCGAACTCGGCTTCAGCCCTTGGCAATACGGCCTCGCCTTCGCCGCGCCCTGCCTCGGCGGCCTGGTCGGCTCACGCCTGGCGGGCCGAGTCGTGAAGCGCTACGGCCAAATCCGCGTCTTGCGCACCGTCGGCGCGCTGCGCGCCATCTGGTTGATCGGCCTCGTCTTCGTGCAGCCCGGTGTCCCGGGCCTGCTGACCGTGATCGTCGTCGAGCTCGCGATCATCATCAGCATGAGCCTGTACAACCCGGTACTGGCCACCTATCGACTCGAACACACGCCGAAAGACCGCATCGCCCGCACCCTCTCGGCCTGGTCGATCGGCAGCGGCGCCGCCATCGCGGTCCTCAGCGCCCTCGGCGGACTGCTCGCGAGCGTGACCAGCCCCCGCACCGCCCTCGCGGTCGCGGGCCTGCTGATCCTGGCCAGCCCGCTGCTGCTCCCCCGCCGCCCCGAACCCGCGCCTCCGGCCGCGACTACTTCCCATGCCCTGTCGCAGAAAGGCGCGATCTCATGA